The nucleotide window GGATATCCGTTCTGGAAATTACTAGTACCGTGAAGAATACCTTCGTAAAGCTGGTTGTACTCATTAGTGTTAAACAACTTATCAGTTAAATACTGGTTGTTGGCCTCTTCATATTTTTCTCTTGGCACATCCAGGTAAAATATAACGTATTCGGCATCTTTCACCTGATCATATAATGGTACCAGATTTAACCATGCATCGAATTTTTCCTCTGAGTCAAGAGCCTGCGCAAATACCTTTACGTACTCCTGGTCTTCTTTTGATGGTGCCAGGGCAATGGCTTTGTCGAAATAGGCATTTATTCTTTCATATACCTGTGTTTTGGTGTTGGACTTATATTTCTCACCTCCTGTGAGGTTTTCACGCTTAATAGCAACACAGTAGGGAGAACAGGAATGAATGGCTTTTATAGGGAGGTCAAAACACTTGTTGGTGTCCACACACCAGGAAAGCCGGGATAATGCAGCGCTTTCTTTAAGAAATTTGCTCTCCTCCATGGTGGGATCTTTTTTCCTGGTAAAGGCATATTGTACCAGTGAATTGTTATCCATAAAAAGCCTTCCATCTTTTTGCTGGATTCTTAATAGGATATGAAGTCCTTCCTTGACTTTAATGCCAATGGATTTAAATACAGGATCAAGGGATTCGATGAATCCTGATAAAACGTTTATCATAAAAATGTTGTTTTATAAAGCCACAGTTGTTCAGTCCTGACTAATGAAGTGTAGCAGGGATGAATGTAATACCTTGGTGGTGCGATTAGTGGGAAACTTGGGGTAGGGGCTCGAGCATTCGTGGGTACAATCGGGGTATTTCAATATTTTACGGTTTATTGAAATGTCGGTTGTTGCATATCTCACAGAATGGATCTCCTTGAGCATTATTGCAGTTTAGATATGTTGGATTTGGTTGTTTTTGTCGTGGTTTATTTATAAGACGTTCGTATTTTTTCATTTAGGAAAATTATTTGTTAGGATTCCTAAATTAAATAAAATTCCTCATATAGATACTGACGATAGCTTTTTTATTTTATTCCTTTTTTAGAATTGGTTTAATTTGTATTATTGATAAATTGTACCTTATGGCAAATCGGTATTGAAAGTATAGTTATTGACGATGTTGGATTTTGTATCTTATATAATTGAACCATGCTTTATAAGGTCTGTTTTATGGCTACACTTCCCATACACAAACTGTTATAAATACCAACCCCACTATTAATCAACAGACTCAAAGCATCCGCATTCGCTTTTGCTTTCAACAAAAAGTTCATATAGCCTCTGATTTTAGTCTCTCCTGGTGTTCCCGCTTTAATCGTTGTCAACCTGGACTTAGGCGGATTAGACATTAGTTGCACGGATATTTTAGCATCCTCGAATACAGCCTTGGTTGCTTCTTCTCCATAAAGTGTCCGATGTTTCTCCTGCCAGTTGAACAAGATCAAATCACAAAAGGCTTCATGCTCCGGAGATAAAAAATTATAGTGGCCGTTAGCGCTTTTTTGTCCGCAAACGATAGGAGATATCGGCTCTAATGTTACTTCCTGCGAATGAGCACCATTTTCTGCAAATAAGGGTGGTAGTATTTCTACAGAGGAAATAGTAAAAGCTGCTTTGCTTTTAAAGTCAGCAATTTCAACCTGCTGATTCATAAAGAGCCCTTTTATAAATGTGGATGCAGCCTGCGGCAAGTGAAAAGACAGGATCAAAACGGCTTCATTGCTCAGTAAACACAGTCGGTCACCCTTAATCCTGAAGGGCGTGTTTAAATCCGAACAGGTGAATAATTTGAAGGCCTTCAGGGAATTGTCCCTGGTATATCCTCTGTCATGCAGGAAGGTGGCGTACTCGGCATCTCCCCTGGCCAGTATTTTATAAATGACTGCTGAAAGTGGATACTGGTAATTGATTGGGATAACTGAATTGGCCTGCTTAGCAGTGATTATAATCTTTACTTGCATAGTATAGTTTAGAGCGGTTCAGTATTGCTATCTAACGAATCTTGCAAGTTTTTTCCAGGAATTTGTGAATAGAATGTAAATCCGTACATCTACTTATTAGAAAATATTTCTATCTTATATCCCATGAAATACTTATTGATACTGATATTATCATCATCGCTGTTTTGCACTGCCCAACGGAAACAAGTCGCCATCACCATGGATGACGCGCCGATCATGGCCCTGCCGGAGAGCTACACACCTGCCCAACTCAAAGCCACCAACGAAAAGCTCCTGCAAAAGATAACGGCATTACATACGTCCTTGAGCATTTTCATCAATGCCGCCAACTGCGTAACACCAGAACATCTGCAGCTGCTGAAACAATGGGCGGACAATCCTTTGATCACTTTGGGAAGTCATACTTTAAATCACCCCAACTGCGCGGATTTGACAATTGATAGTTTCAAGATGGAAGTGATGATCAACGACTATATCGTTAAGTCTGTGGCGAAAGGCAAGCCGGTGCCTTATTTCAGGTTCCCATACAATGCTATCGGGAAGGATAGTATGGCGCAGGCGTTGCGCCTGGAGTATCTGAAAGAAAAGGATTATACAGCTGTTCCGTTTACGATCGAGAGCAGTGACTACATGTATGAAGCGTTGTATCAGGATGCGTTAAAGAGAAAAGACAAAGAGAAAGCAAAAGAAGTGGCGAGTGCTTATATAAAATATACGCTACATTGCTTCACATATTTTGAGCAGCTGGCGAAGGAAGTATGTGGAAGGGATATACCACAGATCTATCTCTGTCATGTAAATCAGCTCAATACCGATTATTATGAAGAGTTGGTAAAAGCCCTGCAGGGGAGAGGGTATCAGTTTGTTTCCCTGGAGAAAGCACTGCAGGACAAAGCTTATGCTACACCGGTCTATTACCATCAGCAGTATGGTTTTTCCTGGCTGTTTCGCTGGATACCGGAAACGGATAAACGAAAACAGTACCTGCGAAACAGCCCGGAACCGGATATTTACAACGCCTACGAAGCCCTGAATGCAAAGAAATAAGGCATCAGGCTGTTTGTAGTCTGGCTTTTATTTTTTCCAGTTGGTGGATATGCCGTTTGGTGTGGATGTTTATAAACTGTATCCATTCCAGGCGTGTAAACGGACCGAAGCCGGGGACTTCAAAATCCAGGCAGGTATCTTCCAGCGGAACGGTTTGAGCGGCATGCAACAACTTTTCCCAGGCATGGTGAAGGTCTTGCAGCAGCGCTTCCTTTTGATAACTCTCTTGTGTAGGGAGTACCATTTCGGGGGATTGCATTTGAATATCGAAGTTGAGGAAGAGCTCTTTGATAGCTGCCACTTTCTCATCCGGCTGACGCTCAGTGGGAGCTACACTGCCGTATACGATACCGCAGTTACCGGCCCTGGTGATATGTTCTGTTACCTGTCCTGCTGTCCAGCTTCCTTCGAAGGGAAGGGTATTGATCTGTTCTTCTGAAAACGAGGAGAGCACTTGCAGGAGTGAGCTGCCTGTAGTTTCTACTTCTTGCACGAGTTGTTGTCTCATATTTTACCGGATTTATGTTTGTAGCAAACTTAGGGTCATTTTCTCAGTCGGGGCATGGTGAAAAGTGACTTTTCACAGGGTGCATTGCGACAGTGCAATTTAATCTTTATCTTGTGTCTGAAATTAATTCCACGTACAAATCAACTCACCATGGATTTACAGACATTTGTTACTTCCGTAAAAGCTGCCCGTCCGCCAGACGAACTGACCGTTCACCTGCAAGCCCTGTGGCATGCAGGTAAAGGCAACTGGGACCAGGCCCATGAGCTGGTACAGGATTTACCCGACCGCGATGCAGCCCATATCCATGCCTACCTCCACCGTGTGGAAGGCGATCAGTGGAATGCGGACTACTGGTACCGCCGGGCCGGAGAGAAAAGTCCTGCCATAAGCCTGGAGGCCGAATGGGAACAACTGGTTAGTAGGTTTCTGACCACAACAACAAAATAATCATCCACCTATTTCAAGTTATATCATGAAAGGAAAAATCTTATTGACCGCTTTTTTAGTAGGCGGATTTACTATTGCCAACGCACAAGACCAGAAAGCCAAACCCGAAGATACGGAAGTGTACAGCCCCGTTCCGCCGGAAGTGAAACCCGGCAAAAAATGCGGAGAGGCTCCGTCCGATGCAATCATTTTATTTGACGGTACCAACCTGGACCAGTGGGTGATGGCGGATGACAGAAATGCACCGGCCAAATGGATCGTAGAAAAAGGAGTGCTGACGGTCAACAAAAAAGTGGGCAATATTGAAACTAAAAAAGCTTTCAACAACTACCAGCTGCATATCGAATGGCGGGTACCGGCCAACATTACCGGCACCGGCCAGGGAAGAGGCAACAGCGGTGTTTTCCTGGCCTCCATCGGTAAAGGGGATGCTGGCTACGAACTGCAGGTACTGGACTCCTACAATAACAAAACCTATACAAACGGTATGGCCGCCAGCATCTACAAACAATACGTGCCACTGGCCAATCCTACCAACAAACCCGGTGAATGGCAGACCTACGACGTGATCTGGACAGCTCCTGTCTTCGGCGGCGATGGTGCACTGGTAAGCCCTGCACGGGTAACGGTTCTATTCAACGGAGTGCTGGTACAAAACAATGTGGAACTGAAAGGGCCTACGCAATATATCGGAGCACCTGCCTATCGCCAGGCACATGGTCCAAGCCCGATTAAACTGCAGGCTCACGGCGATAAGAGTGAGCCACTGAGTTTCCGTAATATCTGGATCAGAGAATTATAATATCCCAACTGTTTTGCTGCTCATTTAAAACAGAATGGGCAGCAAAACAGGATATCCTCCAGCAGTAGTAATATATCTTCCAAAAGCCAGTCAAACAGCGGCGCTTCCTCCCGCGGGCATCCTGTACAGCCTGTCCATATGCTTCCTATCACCTTTGTAATCCCGTAGCTCATTGTTTCACCGGTTCATAGTACAACAATACATTGCCCGACCCCATAGCCCTTACCCGCAGCAGTTTTAGGGAATGTTTATCTGAAATGCCCGCAAACACAGTTTTACCACCGCCCAGGATGGTAGGACTGATAATCACCCGCAGCTCATCGAGCAGGTTGAGCTCCAGAAAGGATACGGCCAGGTTGGAGCTTCCCAGGATCATAATGGTATTGCCATCTTCCTGTTTTAACCGGCTGATCTCTTCTGTCAGATTGTTTTTTATCAGCACTGTATTGTGCCAGTCAGCTTTTTCGAGTGTACGGGAAAAAACGATCTTGGGAAGCGAATTCATTTTTTCGGCTACGACCGGCTCTTTCTCCCGGGCAATGGCCGAAGGCCAGAAATCATACATCATCTCGTAGGTAGTACGCCCGAAAACAAGCGTGCCGGCCTCTTTTAGCAGTTCTACGGAATAGTCGCTGAACTCCTGGTCGACGGTATGCCAGCCGAGCTTAGGGTCCTCGCTGGCCTCAAAATAACCGTCCAGTGAAATCATCATCTGAAATATAACTTTTCTCATAACCGGGGTAACTTTTTATTACAAACTTACTGTCGTTAACTGAGATCTCCGGGTATCATTTCCGACAAAATGGAGGTTGTTTACGACATCGGATTTTTTTATATTTGGTTCATGAAACACATATCCATCCTCGTCCCCAAAGGTGATGTAGCCCTATCTTGCATTGAAGGCTCATTTACGGTGTTCAACAAGGTTAATGACTTTCTGGCCGTATCGGGAAAACCACCTTTGTTCAAAGTGCAGCTGGTAGGGCTTGCACGGGAATCAGAAACTTACCACCGTCTTTTTTCTGTGACGCCAGACCTTACGCTGGATGAAGTCAGCAAAACAGACCTGATCATCATTCCTGCGGTGAATGGCGAAATGGATAAAGTCATCAGCATGAACCAGGGCTTCTTTCCCTGGGTGGTGGCTCAGCATCAGAGAGGTGCTGAAGTTGCCAGCCTCTGTGTGGGCGCTTTCCTGCTGGCATCTACCGGTCTGCTGAACGGCAAAAAATGCGCTACCCACTGGTTTGCGGCCAATCATTTCAGGAAGATGTTCCCGGATGTAACCCTGGTCTCCGAAAAAATCATCACTGATGAAGGTGGGATCTACTCCAGCGGAGGAGCCGCCTCCTTCTACAATCTCATCATCTACCTCGTGGAGAAATATGCCGGCAAAGAACTGGCCATTCTCTGCTCCAAAATGTTTGAGATCGAATTTGAAAGAAGTAATCAATCACCCTTCATCATCTTCGAAGGCCAGAAAAGCCACGATGATGAACCCATCCGAAAGGCACAGGAATATATCGAAAACAATTTCTCAGAAAAAATTACAGTGGATCAGCTGGCGACCATGTTCTCCCTCAGCCGCAGAAACCTGGAACGGCGCTTCAAAAAAGCTACGTCCAACACAGCAGTGGAATACATGCAGCGTGTGAAGATAGAGGCAGCTAAAAACAGCCTCGAAACCTCTTCCGAAAATGTCAGCGAAGTCATGTATAAAGTAGGATATACTGATACCAAAGCTTTCCGTACTACCTTCAAAAAAATCACGGGCCTGTCACCACAGGAATACCGTAACAAATACAACCGGCAAATGGCGGCTGCCAGCTAACACCTGCAGTGGCTGTTGTCTTCCTCCCTTTTGTTGCTTTTCTTCCTCAACTACATTCCTGCCGGATGGGTATTTGTCTGCCCATCCGGCCATATATCCGGTATTGTTTACTGCCTGAAGGGTGAGGCACAATTTTTTGTTATACAACTATAATCAAACTTATGGTTGTATGAAGGTACATCCTGATGAAAAAGACAAAGAAGCACATGCTTTCTACAAAGAAGCACTTACCTTTTTAAACGAGAGCGGAGCCGATTATATGCTGGGCGGCGCTTACGCCCTGTTCTATTACACTGGCATCTACAGGAATACCAAAGATCTCGATATCTTTTGCAAATCGACAGAATACCCAAAAATACTCCAGTGTTTTGCTAATAAAGAGGGATACCGGGTGGAACTGACCGATGTCCGCTGGCTCGCTAAAGTCTTCAAAGGCGTCTATTTTCTGGATATCATCTTCGATACTGTCAATAATATCTGCAGAGTAGATGATAGCTGGTATAAGTATACAGTCAGTATCAGCTTTGAAGGAGTGCCCGTAAAACTCATGGCACCGGAAGAACTGGTATGGTGCAAGATATATGTACAGAACAGGGAACGCTACGATGGCGCAGATATCAACCATATCCTGCTCCGTTGGAAAAACCTTGACTGGGAAAGAATCCTTGTTCATCTC belongs to Chitinophaga sp. HK235 and includes:
- a CDS encoding CRISPR-associated endoribonuclease Cas6 produces the protein MQVKIIITAKQANSVIPINYQYPLSAVIYKILARGDAEYATFLHDRGYTRDNSLKAFKLFTCSDLNTPFRIKGDRLCLLSNEAVLILSFHLPQAASTFIKGLFMNQQVEIADFKSKAAFTISSVEILPPLFAENGAHSQEVTLEPISPIVCGQKSANGHYNFLSPEHEAFCDLILFNWQEKHRTLYGEEATKAVFEDAKISVQLMSNPPKSRLTTIKAGTPGETKIRGYMNFLLKAKANADALSLLINSGVGIYNSLCMGSVAIKQTL
- a CDS encoding polysaccharide deacetylase family protein, which gives rise to MKYLLILILSSSLFCTAQRKQVAITMDDAPIMALPESYTPAQLKATNEKLLQKITALHTSLSIFINAANCVTPEHLQLLKQWADNPLITLGSHTLNHPNCADLTIDSFKMEVMINDYIVKSVAKGKPVPYFRFPYNAIGKDSMAQALRLEYLKEKDYTAVPFTIESSDYMYEALYQDALKRKDKEKAKEVASAYIKYTLHCFTYFEQLAKEVCGRDIPQIYLCHVNQLNTDYYEELVKALQGRGYQFVSLEKALQDKAYATPVYYHQQYGFSWLFRWIPETDKRKQYLRNSPEPDIYNAYEALNAKK
- a CDS encoding DinB family protein produces the protein MRQQLVQEVETTGSSLLQVLSSFSEEQINTLPFEGSWTAGQVTEHITRAGNCGIVYGSVAPTERQPDEKVAAIKELFLNFDIQMQSPEMVLPTQESYQKEALLQDLHHAWEKLLHAAQTVPLEDTCLDFEVPGFGPFTRLEWIQFINIHTKRHIHQLEKIKARLQTA
- a CDS encoding DUF1080 domain-containing protein, producing the protein MKGKILLTAFLVGGFTIANAQDQKAKPEDTEVYSPVPPEVKPGKKCGEAPSDAIILFDGTNLDQWVMADDRNAPAKWIVEKGVLTVNKKVGNIETKKAFNNYQLHIEWRVPANITGTGQGRGNSGVFLASIGKGDAGYELQVLDSYNNKTYTNGMAASIYKQYVPLANPTNKPGEWQTYDVIWTAPVFGGDGALVSPARVTVLFNGVLVQNNVELKGPTQYIGAPAYRQAHGPSPIKLQAHGDKSEPLSFRNIWIREL
- a CDS encoding dihydrofolate reductase family protein, whose translation is MRKVIFQMMISLDGYFEASEDPKLGWHTVDQEFSDYSVELLKEAGTLVFGRTTYEMMYDFWPSAIAREKEPVVAEKMNSLPKIVFSRTLEKADWHNTVLIKNNLTEEISRLKQEDGNTIMILGSSNLAVSFLELNLLDELRVIISPTILGGGKTVFAGISDKHSLKLLRVRAMGSGNVLLYYEPVKQ
- a CDS encoding GlxA family transcriptional regulator, producing MKHISILVPKGDVALSCIEGSFTVFNKVNDFLAVSGKPPLFKVQLVGLARESETYHRLFSVTPDLTLDEVSKTDLIIIPAVNGEMDKVISMNQGFFPWVVAQHQRGAEVASLCVGAFLLASTGLLNGKKCATHWFAANHFRKMFPDVTLVSEKIITDEGGIYSSGGAASFYNLIIYLVEKYAGKELAILCSKMFEIEFERSNQSPFIIFEGQKSHDDEPIRKAQEYIENNFSEKITVDQLATMFSLSRRNLERRFKKATSNTAVEYMQRVKIEAAKNSLETSSENVSEVMYKVGYTDTKAFRTTFKKITGLSPQEYRNKYNRQMAAAS